Proteins from a single region of Oreochromis niloticus isolate F11D_XX linkage group LG7, O_niloticus_UMD_NMBU, whole genome shotgun sequence:
- the LOC109202768 gene encoding zinc finger BED domain-containing protein 1 — translation MIKRDCLTTEAALWSRDTGSKVLKQSTESELASKAVAYTMASGSTEPEPAGMLVPKRNCTSAVWEYFGFKRDDVAQSQVLCKTCLGRVSTSRGNTTNLYQHLKTQHKTEYDRCMAKKSSSVQNKSSNVTRQGSLTELFEGVTPYERTSKRHVEITKAVTHCIAKDMMPVNTVTKPGFNNLGTTLDKRYRMPSRTYFSQTAIPELHMQCRRRVAAELKAVEFFAATTDMWSSRTAEPYQSLTVHYITEDLHLEARSLQTAYFPEDHTGENIAAGLREGLACWDLPEDNLVCITTDSASNMVKAAQLNEWTRLQCFGHRLHLAIENAIKDGRVSRAIGLCKKLVGHFSHSWKKKAALTEAQKELKLPEHSLITECPTRWGSKEKMIARVLEQMKAISQVLTGDRHARSLIPTWQDAEVLESIHKALHPLSEFTDALSGEEYVSISYLKPVLHLLATSVLAEDAEDTDLTRSIKTKVLAYLKYSDLNTQELLDVASFMDPRFKTQYISADNLPAIKARLKTEMVESARRTHNQEKRSRTETAQNSPSAQASGGKAKKTLGSLFKTSAASSALPLPLEDVVEAELNSYLLTPVIDGEDDPLAWWKVHNIHFP, via the exons ATGATCAAACGAGATTGTCTAACCACAGAGGCTGCACTCTGGTCACGTGACACGGGGAGCAAAGTTTTGAAACAGTCTACCGAGAGTGAACTAGCAAGCAAAGCTGTAGCCTACACAATGGCCTCAGGTTCAACAGAACCAGAGCCTGCGGGGATGCTAGTACCAAAGAGGAACTGCACATCAGCCGTGTGGGAATATTTTGGGTTTAAAAGAGATGATGTCGCACAGAGTCAGGTACTGTGTAAAACCTGTCTTGGTAGAGTTTCTACATCTCGGGGAAACACTACGAATTTGTACCAGCACCTTAAGACTCAGCACAAAACAGAGTATGATAGATGTATGGCTAAAAAATCTAGTAGTGTGCAGAATAAATCTAGTAACGTTACTCGGCAAGGATCACTGACCGAACTGTTTGAAGGTGTTACGCCATATGAACGCACTTCAAAACGGCACGTGGAAATCACCAAAGCAGTAACCCACTGCATCGCGAAAGACATGATGCCCGTCAATACGGTGACCAAGCCTGGGTTCAATAATTTGGGAACTACACTGGATAAGAGGTACAGAATGCCCTCCCGCACGTATTTCAGTCAGACTGCAATACCCGAGCTACATATGCAGTGTAGGCGGAGGGTTGCAGCGGAGTTAAAGGCTGTTGAGTTTTTTGCGGCGACAACAGACATGTGGTCAAGCCGTACAGCAGAGCCCTATCAAAGTCTGACGGTGCATTACATTACCGAAGACCTCCACCTCGAAGCTCGCAGCCTACAAACGGCCTACTTCCCCGAAGACCACACAGGGGAAAACATTGCTGCTGGCCTGAGAGAGGGGCTTGCGTGTTGGGATCTCCCTGAAGACAACCTTGTCTGCATAACGACGGACAGCGCGTCAAATATGGTGAAAGCAGCACAGCTGAACGAATGGACCAGGCTCCAGTGTTTCGGACACAGATTACATCTTGCTATTG aaAATGCAATCAAAGATGGTAGAGTATCAAGAGCAATTGGGCTGTGCAAGAAGTTGGTGGGGCACTTCTCGCACAGTTGGAAGAAAAAGGCAGCACTCACTGAGGCACAGAAGGAGCTTAAGCTTCCTGAGCACTCTCTCATTACTGAGTGCCCTACAAGATGGGGGTCCAAAGAGAAAATGATTGCCAGAGTGCTGGAACAGATGAAAGCCATATCGCAGGTATTGACAGGTGACCGACATGCACGCTCCCTCATCCCAACCTGGCAGGATGCTGAAGTGTTGGAGTCCATTCATAAGGCACTGCATCCTCTCTCCGAATTTACTGATGCTCTTTCTGGAGAAGAGTATGTGAGCATCTCCTACCTCAAGCCAGTTCTCCATCTTCTGGCAACATCAGTCTTGGCTGAAGATGCTGAGGACACTGATCTGACTAGATCAATTAAAACCAAGGTCCTGGCATACCTCAAGTATAGTGACCTCAACACCCAGGAGCTTTTGGATGTTGCGTCGTTCATGGACCCTAGGTTCAAAACGCAATACATCAGCGCAGACAACCTTCCTGCCATTAAGGCCCGACTGAAGACAGAAATGGTGGAATCGGCTAGACGTACACATAATCAG GAGAAGAGGTCTCGCACTGAAACTGCTCAAAATTCTCCAAGTGCACAGGCCTCTGGGGGAAAGGCAAAGAAGACTCTTGGTAGTCTTTTTAAAACCAGTGCGGCCTCTTCAGCTTTGCCTCTGCCACTTGAAGATGTCGTGGAGGCAGAGTTGAATAGTTACCTGTTGACCCCTGTCATTGACGGAGAGGATGATCCCTTAGCCTGGTGGAAGGTGCACAACATTCACTTTCCATGA